Proteins co-encoded in one Leptotrichia trevisanii DSM 22070 genomic window:
- a CDS encoding SIR2 family protein, protein MGNTLKKKELIKVIEQALESGELAIFAGAGLSIDAGYCSWQDLLSEAAKEIDLDIERESHDLISLAQFYCNVKKRNAIDELLTTKFPTNVKPTENHKLLSQLPISTYWTTNYDTLIEDALKNNNKKVSVRKSDKDLQLSFKNYDSIVYKMHGDIHSPAKAVITKDDYEEYGINSRKLFRDVLEGNLLTKTFLFLGFSFSDPNFNFVISKMRVLLGDSSRAHYCILKKISKPNRDDYSEQEKYKIAIRDYEYSLIKQDLQINDLNRYGIKVYLIDNYGEITDILRTLLNKYRRKTVFISGSAEKYIPMDEKKAQDFIRKLSFELVKNGYKIVNGYGLGVGTYVINGITEYCYDHREINIENRLKLMPFPLSAIDNKNLKDTWEKYRKEMISQCGIAIYIFGNKKKKEKILNADGVEKEYAIAESYEIVNIPLAFTGYMAEELYFKNSDKINSVIGKEKTKYITKFFDGDTNVEEIIKIINKLNNKTN, encoded by the coding sequence ATGGGAAATACTTTAAAGAAAAAAGAATTAATAAAAGTTATTGAACAAGCATTAGAGAGCGGTGAATTAGCAATTTTTGCTGGAGCAGGGCTTTCAATTGATGCGGGGTATTGTTCTTGGCAAGATTTACTATCTGAAGCAGCTAAAGAGATTGACTTGGATATAGAAAGAGAAAGTCATGATTTAATTTCGTTAGCTCAGTTTTATTGTAATGTTAAAAAAAGAAATGCAATTGATGAGTTGTTAACAACTAAATTTCCAACAAATGTGAAACCAACGGAAAATCATAAATTATTGTCACAACTTCCAATCTCAACTTATTGGACGACAAATTACGATACTTTAATTGAAGATGCTTTAAAAAATAATAATAAAAAAGTATCTGTTAGAAAAAGTGATAAGGATTTACAATTGTCATTTAAGAATTATGATTCTATAGTGTATAAAATGCATGGAGATATTCATAGTCCTGCTAAAGCTGTAATAACAAAAGATGACTACGAAGAATACGGAATTAATAGCAGGAAATTATTTAGGGATGTTTTAGAAGGTAATTTGTTAACAAAAACATTTTTATTTTTAGGATTTAGTTTTAGTGATCCAAATTTTAATTTTGTGATAAGTAAAATGCGAGTATTATTAGGAGATAGTAGTAGAGCACATTATTGTATATTAAAAAAAATTTCTAAGCCAAATAGAGATGACTATAGTGAACAAGAAAAATATAAAATTGCTATTAGAGATTACGAGTACTCTTTGATAAAGCAAGATTTACAAATAAATGATTTAAATAGATATGGTATAAAAGTATATTTAATTGATAATTATGGTGAGATAACAGATATATTAAGAACATTGTTAAATAAATATAGGAGAAAAACAGTTTTTATTTCAGGTAGTGCAGAAAAATACATTCCAATGGATGAAAAAAAAGCTCAAGATTTCATTCGGAAATTATCATTTGAATTGGTAAAAAATGGATATAAAATTGTTAATGGATATGGCTTAGGAGTAGGAACTTATGTCATAAATGGAATTACTGAGTATTGTTATGATCACAGAGAAATAAATATTGAAAATCGTTTAAAATTAATGCCATTTCCATTAAGTGCAATTGATAATAAAAATTTAAAAGATACTTGGGAAAAATATAGGAAAGAAATGATTTCTCAATGTGGAATTGCAATTTATATATTTGGAAATAAGAAAAAAAAGGAAAAAATTTTAAACGCAGATGGTGTAGAAAAAGAATATGCTATTGCGGAATCTTATGAAATAGTGAATATACCTTTAGCATTTACAGGTTATATGGCTGAAGAATTATATTTTAAAAATAGTGATAAGATTAATAGTGTAATAGGTAAAGAAAAAACGAAATATATTACTAAATTTTTTGACGGAGATACTAATGTTGAGGAAATAATAAAAATAATAAATAAACTTAATAATAAGACTAACTAA
- a CDS encoding TIR domain-containing protein, translating into MSKRQVFFSFHYTNDNWRAGQIRNMGKVDGSSTFSDNDWEEVKEKTDNKIKKWIDKQLNLRSCLVVLIGQKTANRKWINYEIKRAYELNKGIVGIYIHKLENSSGIQDKKGNNPFDYIPLNKNDEKLSKYVKCFDSIYPFSKDVYNDIKNNIENLIEDCIKNKPSTWQN; encoded by the coding sequence ATGTCAAAAAGACAAGTTTTTTTTAGTTTTCATTACACTAATGATAATTGGAGAGCAGGACAAATTCGTAATATGGGAAAAGTAGATGGAAGTTCTACTTTTTCAGATAATGATTGGGAGGAAGTAAAAGAAAAAACGGACAATAAAATTAAAAAATGGATTGACAAACAACTAAATCTACGTTCTTGTTTAGTTGTTTTAATAGGACAAAAAACCGCAAACAGAAAATGGATAAATTACGAAATTAAAAGAGCTTATGAATTGAACAAAGGAATTGTTGGTATTTATATTCATAAACTAGAAAACTCTTCAGGTATACAAGATAAAAAAGGAAATAATCCTTTTGATTATATTCCATTAAATAAAAATGATGAAAAACTTTCTAAATACGTCAAATGTTTTGATTCAATTTATCCTTTTAGTAAAGATGTATACAATGATATAAAAAATAACATTGAAAATTTAATTGAAGATTGCATTAAGAATAAACCTTCAACTTGGCAAAATTGA